Proteins encoded in a region of the Zea mays cultivar B73 chromosome 4, Zm-B73-REFERENCE-NAM-5.0, whole genome shotgun sequence genome:
- the LOC100276431 gene encoding uncharacterized protein isoform X1 codes for MSSSARFDLRASSHQLQPPPSHASMSSDGGAFANAENLEHCARYLNQTLVTFGFPASLDLFATDPVSIARTCNCIYALLQQRQRDIEFRESTNDQRQRMQSDISRLEAKIERMDAQLAAKDRELATLTRTEAKNTAALKSQIDKLQQERDEFQKMVIGNQQVRTQQIHEMKKKEKEYIKLQEKLNQVLMEKKKESSRSGMEIMNLLQKEGRQRGTWNGKKNDNDYYKMIVDAYEVKKQELMQENADLRALLRSMQMDMRDFLNAPNGSSQSTVTDNGRQESGSPQSPLGGKTDVFDLPFHMARDQIEESLRTKMTSIKARMTQLQDAQKGAEVTSEATDRELELEAQLVEARSIIQEQACIMSKHFKSDKPRRHSGLDGEREASAEV; via the exons ATGTCCTCGTCGGCGCGTTTCGATCTCCGG GCCTCGTCGCATCAGTTGCAGCCGCCGCCGTCGCACGCCAGCATGAG CAGCGACGGGGGCGCGTTCGCAAACGCGGAGAACCTGGAGCACTGCGCCCGGTACCTGAACCAGACGCTCGTCACCTTCGGATTCCCGGCATCTCTCGACCTCTTCGCCACCGATCCG GTCTCGATTGCAAGAACTTGTAACTGCATCTATGCGCTGCTGCAGCAGCGACAGAGGGACATTGAGTTCAGGGAGTCTACAAATGACCAGCGGCAGCG GATGCAATCTGATATCTCACGGCTGGAAGCTAAGATTGAGAGAATGGATGCTCAATTAGCAGCGAAAGATCGAGAGCTAGCCACTCTTACTCGAACG GAGGCCAAAAACACTGCTGCTCTGAAGTCTCAGATTGATAAGCTGCAACAAGAACGTGATGAATTTCAGAAAATGGTTATAGGAAATCAG CAAGTACGCACCCAGCAAATTCATGAAATGAAGAAGAAAGAGAAAGAATACATAAAGTTGCAG GAAAAGCTAAATCAGGTATTGATGGAGAAgaaaaaggaatcatcccgttctGGAATGGAGATAATGAACTTGTTACAG AAAGAAGGACGACAACGCGGAACATGGAATGGAAAAAAGAACGACAATGATTATTACAAAATGATT GTTGATGCATATGAAGTGAAGAAACAAGAGCTGATGCAAGAGAATGCAGATTTACGGGCACTGTTACGTTCAATGCAG ATGGACATGCGTGACTTTCTCAATGCCCCGAATGGGTCATCACAATCTACTGTTACTGATAATGGAAGACAGGAGTCAGGGTCTCCTCAGTCTCCGCTTGGTGGCAAGACG GATGTTTTTGACTTGCCCTTTCATATGGCCAGAGATCAGATAGAAGAGAGTTTGCGCACAAAAATGACTTCAATCAAG GCACGAATGACACAACTTCAAGATGCTCAGAAAGGTGCAGAAGTGACTTCTGAGGCAACTGACCGGGAGCTTGAGCTTGAAGCTCAACTGGTTGAAGCAAGAAGCATCATCCAAGAGCAG GCCTGCATCATGTCCAAGCACTTCAAGTCTGATAAGCCAAG GAGGCATAGCGGTCTGGATGGCGAGCGTGAGGCATCTGCCGAGGTGTAA
- the LOC100276431 gene encoding uncharacterized protein isoform X2 — translation MSSSARFDLRASSHQLQPPPSHASMSDGGAFANAENLEHCARYLNQTLVTFGFPASLDLFATDPVSIARTCNCIYALLQQRQRDIEFRESTNDQRQRMQSDISRLEAKIERMDAQLAAKDRELATLTRTEAKNTAALKSQIDKLQQERDEFQKMVIGNQQVRTQQIHEMKKKEKEYIKLQEKLNQVLMEKKKESSRSGMEIMNLLQKEGRQRGTWNGKKNDNDYYKMIVDAYEVKKQELMQENADLRALLRSMQMDMRDFLNAPNGSSQSTVTDNGRQESGSPQSPLGGKTDVFDLPFHMARDQIEESLRTKMTSIKARMTQLQDAQKGAEVTSEATDRELELEAQLVEARSIIQEQACIMSKHFKSDKPRRHSGLDGEREASAEV, via the exons ATGTCCTCGTCGGCGCGTTTCGATCTCCGG GCCTCGTCGCATCAGTTGCAGCCGCCGCCGTCGCACGCCAGCATGAG CGACGGGGGCGCGTTCGCAAACGCGGAGAACCTGGAGCACTGCGCCCGGTACCTGAACCAGACGCTCGTCACCTTCGGATTCCCGGCATCTCTCGACCTCTTCGCCACCGATCCG GTCTCGATTGCAAGAACTTGTAACTGCATCTATGCGCTGCTGCAGCAGCGACAGAGGGACATTGAGTTCAGGGAGTCTACAAATGACCAGCGGCAGCG GATGCAATCTGATATCTCACGGCTGGAAGCTAAGATTGAGAGAATGGATGCTCAATTAGCAGCGAAAGATCGAGAGCTAGCCACTCTTACTCGAACG GAGGCCAAAAACACTGCTGCTCTGAAGTCTCAGATTGATAAGCTGCAACAAGAACGTGATGAATTTCAGAAAATGGTTATAGGAAATCAG CAAGTACGCACCCAGCAAATTCATGAAATGAAGAAGAAAGAGAAAGAATACATAAAGTTGCAG GAAAAGCTAAATCAGGTATTGATGGAGAAgaaaaaggaatcatcccgttctGGAATGGAGATAATGAACTTGTTACAG AAAGAAGGACGACAACGCGGAACATGGAATGGAAAAAAGAACGACAATGATTATTACAAAATGATT GTTGATGCATATGAAGTGAAGAAACAAGAGCTGATGCAAGAGAATGCAGATTTACGGGCACTGTTACGTTCAATGCAG ATGGACATGCGTGACTTTCTCAATGCCCCGAATGGGTCATCACAATCTACTGTTACTGATAATGGAAGACAGGAGTCAGGGTCTCCTCAGTCTCCGCTTGGTGGCAAGACG GATGTTTTTGACTTGCCCTTTCATATGGCCAGAGATCAGATAGAAGAGAGTTTGCGCACAAAAATGACTTCAATCAAG GCACGAATGACACAACTTCAAGATGCTCAGAAAGGTGCAGAAGTGACTTCTGAGGCAACTGACCGGGAGCTTGAGCTTGAAGCTCAACTGGTTGAAGCAAGAAGCATCATCCAAGAGCAG GCCTGCATCATGTCCAAGCACTTCAAGTCTGATAAGCCAAG GAGGCATAGCGGTCTGGATGGCGAGCGTGAGGCATCTGCCGAGGTGTAA
- the LOC100276431 gene encoding uncharacterized protein LOC100276431: MSSSARFDLRASSHQLQPPPSHASMSDGGAFANAENLEHCARYLNQTLVTFGFPASLDLFATDPVSIARTCNCIYALLQQRQRDIEFRESTNDQRQRMQSDISRLEAKIERMDAQLAAKDRELATLTRTEAKNTAALKSQIDKLQQERDEFQKMVIGNQQVRTQQIHEMKKKEKEYIKLQEKLNQVLMEKKKESSRSGMEIMNLLQKEGRQRGTWNGKKNDNDYYKMIVDAYEVKKQELMQENADLRALLRSMQMDMRDFLNAPNGSSQSTVTDNGRQESGSPQSPLGGKTDVFDLPFHMARDQIEESLRTKMTSIKARMTQLQDAQKGAEVTSEATDRELELEAQLVEARSIIQEQACIMSKHFKSDKPSGRRHSGLDGEREASAEV; this comes from the exons ATGTCCTCGTCGGCGCGTTTCGATCTCCGG GCCTCGTCGCATCAGTTGCAGCCGCCGCCGTCGCACGCCAGCATGAG CGACGGGGGCGCGTTCGCAAACGCGGAGAACCTGGAGCACTGCGCCCGGTACCTGAACCAGACGCTCGTCACCTTCGGATTCCCGGCATCTCTCGACCTCTTCGCCACCGATCCG GTCTCGATTGCAAGAACTTGTAACTGCATCTATGCGCTGCTGCAGCAGCGACAGAGGGACATTGAGTTCAGGGAGTCTACAAATGACCAGCGGCAGCG GATGCAATCTGATATCTCACGGCTGGAAGCTAAGATTGAGAGAATGGATGCTCAATTAGCAGCGAAAGATCGAGAGCTAGCCACTCTTACTCGAACG GAGGCCAAAAACACTGCTGCTCTGAAGTCTCAGATTGATAAGCTGCAACAAGAACGTGATGAATTTCAGAAAATGGTTATAGGAAATCAG CAAGTACGCACCCAGCAAATTCATGAAATGAAGAAGAAAGAGAAAGAATACATAAAGTTGCAG GAAAAGCTAAATCAGGTATTGATGGAGAAgaaaaaggaatcatcccgttctGGAATGGAGATAATGAACTTGTTACAG AAAGAAGGACGACAACGCGGAACATGGAATGGAAAAAAGAACGACAATGATTATTACAAAATGATT GTTGATGCATATGAAGTGAAGAAACAAGAGCTGATGCAAGAGAATGCAGATTTACGGGCACTGTTACGTTCAATGCAG ATGGACATGCGTGACTTTCTCAATGCCCCGAATGGGTCATCACAATCTACTGTTACTGATAATGGAAGACAGGAGTCAGGGTCTCCTCAGTCTCCGCTTGGTGGCAAGACG GATGTTTTTGACTTGCCCTTTCATATGGCCAGAGATCAGATAGAAGAGAGTTTGCGCACAAAAATGACTTCAATCAAG GCACGAATGACACAACTTCAAGATGCTCAGAAAGGTGCAGAAGTGACTTCTGAGGCAACTGACCGGGAGCTTGAGCTTGAAGCTCAACTGGTTGAAGCAAGAAGCATCATCCAAGAGCAG GCCTGCATCATGTCCAAGCACTTCAAGTCTGATAAGCCAAG TGGCAGGAGGCATAGCGGTCTGGATGGCGAGCGTGAGGCATCTGCCGAGGTGTAA
- the LOC100276431 gene encoding uncharacterized protein isoform X3 translates to MGSWVQQKQSLSRDQICVCDHSCHRHRGPTLPLPACPSQPGSPHRPRPPTPHSQPFQIALSTQLYSPSSIHHPSPSPHRLPDLYPPLPVLTLSSALWRMSSSARFDLRASSHQLQPPPSHASMSSDGGAFANAENLEHCARYLNQTLVTFGFPASLDLFATDPVSIARTCNCIYALLQQRQRDIEFRESTNDQRQRMQSDISRLEAKIERMDAQLAAKDRELATLTRTEAKNTAALKSQIDKLQQERDEFQKMVIGNQQVRTQQIHEMKKKEKEYIKLQEKLNQVLMEKKKESSRSGMEIMNLLQKEGRQRGTWNGKKNDNDYYKMIVDAYEVKKQELMQENADLRALLRSMQMDMRDFLNAPNGSSQSTVTDNGRQESGSPQSPLGGKTDVFDLPFHMARDQIEESLRTKMTSIKARMTQLQDAQKGAEVTSEATDRELELEAQLVEARSIIQEQACIMSKHFKSDKPSGRRHSGLDGEREASAEV, encoded by the exons ATGGGTAGTTGGGTCCAGCAGAAGCAGTCCCTCTCTCGAGATCAGATCTGTGTGTGTGACCATTCGTGCCACAGACATCGCGGCCCTACCTTACCGTTGCCGGCCTGCCCTTCCCAGCCCGGCAGTCCACACCGTCCCCGTCCTCCCACTCCCCACTCGCAACCATTTCAAATCGCTCTCTCGACCCAACTGTACTCGCCGTCGTCAATTCATCATCCATCCCCATCCCCCCATCGACTCCCAGATCTCTATCCCCCTCTCCCTGTCCTCACTCTCTCGAGCGCGTTGTGGCGGATGTCCTCGTCGGCGCGTTTCGATCTCCGG GCCTCGTCGCATCAGTTGCAGCCGCCGCCGTCGCACGCCAGCATGAG CAGCGACGGGGGCGCGTTCGCAAACGCGGAGAACCTGGAGCACTGCGCCCGGTACCTGAACCAGACGCTCGTCACCTTCGGATTCCCGGCATCTCTCGACCTCTTCGCCACCGATCCG GTCTCGATTGCAAGAACTTGTAACTGCATCTATGCGCTGCTGCAGCAGCGACAGAGGGACATTGAGTTCAGGGAGTCTACAAATGACCAGCGGCAGCG GATGCAATCTGATATCTCACGGCTGGAAGCTAAGATTGAGAGAATGGATGCTCAATTAGCAGCGAAAGATCGAGAGCTAGCCACTCTTACTCGAACG GAGGCCAAAAACACTGCTGCTCTGAAGTCTCAGATTGATAAGCTGCAACAAGAACGTGATGAATTTCAGAAAATGGTTATAGGAAATCAG CAAGTACGCACCCAGCAAATTCATGAAATGAAGAAGAAAGAGAAAGAATACATAAAGTTGCAG GAAAAGCTAAATCAGGTATTGATGGAGAAgaaaaaggaatcatcccgttctGGAATGGAGATAATGAACTTGTTACAG AAAGAAGGACGACAACGCGGAACATGGAATGGAAAAAAGAACGACAATGATTATTACAAAATGATT GTTGATGCATATGAAGTGAAGAAACAAGAGCTGATGCAAGAGAATGCAGATTTACGGGCACTGTTACGTTCAATGCAG ATGGACATGCGTGACTTTCTCAATGCCCCGAATGGGTCATCACAATCTACTGTTACTGATAATGGAAGACAGGAGTCAGGGTCTCCTCAGTCTCCGCTTGGTGGCAAGACG GATGTTTTTGACTTGCCCTTTCATATGGCCAGAGATCAGATAGAAGAGAGTTTGCGCACAAAAATGACTTCAATCAAG GCACGAATGACACAACTTCAAGATGCTCAGAAAGGTGCAGAAGTGACTTCTGAGGCAACTGACCGGGAGCTTGAGCTTGAAGCTCAACTGGTTGAAGCAAGAAGCATCATCCAAGAGCAG GCCTGCATCATGTCCAAGCACTTCAAGTCTGATAAGCCAAG TGGCAGGAGGCATAGCGGTCTGGATGGCGAGCGTGAGGCATCTGCCGAGGTGTAA